From Arachis hypogaea cultivar Tifrunner chromosome 3, arahy.Tifrunner.gnm2.J5K5, whole genome shotgun sequence:
TGatagttttgttttcaaaattcaggaaatgaaattttttttaacataagaaAATACCCAAACAATCAATTATCCTATAGTATATGCTTCTATTGTTAGCCTAATTGTTTTATTTTGagtttaatagaattttattcaGCTCATATCATCAAACGAGTCTTCACTCTTATCTTAATAGAATCCTATTCAACTCATCATTAAACGACTCTTTATTCTTAtctattagttgttttattttcatCTTATTTATGTCTTTGGAACTTAGTTGTTATACTAACAAATTAAGAAACTTTTGAATAATATTGGGGATGATAAATATTCTAAGTCAAAATTTAAGCTCAATAATTTGCAAAACATGATAACTATGAGCAAAAACATGCTAATTACACAACTAACTCAAATTTAAAGAAAAACTCTTGGTTTtaaagaggaatgctaggggccagcaacttttgtgatttgtaactatcaaatagccatcaatcatggttttaatggtgtgaaattgttgtgagatttcatccaatgactcacttttctttgctggttacatgttggcaaaaatttaacaaaattgctAGTCCCCTAGACTTTTTCGGTTTTAAATGTGAATGAGTTGGTGGTTATGATTTGAAATTAACTGCCTAATGAAAAATACTAGTAAGCTTTGACAGTAGGTAACGTTTTCTTTAACTTAAGTGAAATTCTAAACTTGAATTGCTGCATGtattttattaataatgttatatttaattttcttttcaaattgtgTAAACTTATACACATTGTCAAGATATGCCAATGTCAATGTCAGATTGTCAGTATCATACTGAAGCTTTTCAGGTAACTGAGTCTATGCAAGATAATACCAAGCCAAAAAATgatgatattaaaattaaaaatttgaactaAGGCTTGCTCAACTTCAACTTCAACTTTACTCGAAAAAACTTAGTGCACTAACATCTACTTGTATAGAAGcataagaaataataatataaaagcatTAGAGTTGTCTATCTTTAACTAATGCATAAATATGcaaaaaatatgtataaaataCTTGTCGTTTATTTTGCTAGCTACTCCATGATAATATGCaaaaatacaataatttttaatccaaactgataattaaagaatttttatttaaagaatgaACTGACAATTAGGTCTTTGAAAATTTCAACTTCGATTAATTAGTTCTTAAAGAAAAAAGTACTAATTTAGTTCTCCACGATAACAAACAGTTAACGGTAATATTTATATGTACCGTTAACTATTGTAATGTGTCAATTTATGAAAGATCGTCATATAGATAACAATTTTTGAAGTAAAACTTCacctatttttgtaaaatttgtgaTAAATAAAAAACAGTTGATAAATATTagatgaaaactaaaaaaataataaatactttCGTATCCAAAACTACCTTATTTCTATGTTCATATGACAGCAATAAAACACACACCACtataaataacaaaatacataaaaaatccTATTTCGTTTCGTACTATCCATTAGTAAAAGGAGATATATGTCCACTATTTATTATTGTAAATGAcctaattaattcttttttttagaaCTAATTAATCTAAAATCGAAATCTTCAAGCTCACTTTActcatatttaaattaaaaaaaaaaagtgcctATTGCACTTTACCTTCTAGATTCTACTATTCTCCTATGTCTTATAagtattccttttcttttctcatgCCAAACGCATACACAAGCTCATACAATTTATAAAGACCATCCTTTaagccaaacaaaaaaaaaaaaaaagctaaactcaacctttcaagagccaatattccaAGCTGCATTTAACTAAATCTTAAGGATCTACAAGAAAGAGGAAGATGATTCAGTAACCTCTAAGTCTCTAACAACAACCATACGTTTTCAATCAGAATAACAGTACAATGAATTATCAAAGGCTACAAACTTTGTGATTAGCCCTTTCCCCTTTGTACCCCAGACGGAAATTCTCAATCTTCTTCTCTTTCCGGAGGGAGACCACAGGGTAGAAGCATTTTCTGCACACAAAGTGAATTCATCAATAAAACGAGTAAGAACTTCTACATCTACAATATGTAGCACACATGAAAAATTCTCACTCCTAGCTCTCATACTATATAGTAACAATAAGCATAAAATATGCCTAATTAAACatacattaaaatattaaatatgcaATTGAAATTCAAAGTGCCAACTGCCCAACTTTCCCAAATTGCTTGGCACAGTCTTTTGGAGGCATACAGTGTGATTCAAGATCCTTACTTTATATATATTCTTACGATCTAACTTTTTAAGAAATGAAAACTAGATGTATTCCATCTCATCCCCCATCTAGATGTCCTTTCTCACTTCACAACTCAATCATTTCAACTTCTTCTAACATCAAGTTTACGATATAGTTCTACATATCAAGAAGATTaccaaagagaaaagaaactagTAGCTTCACAATAAACACCTATGAACTTTAAATTTGAGAAACCAATTTCCAAGTTCCAACCaatatgaaataaaaacaaaatataaagcaAGCAACATAAACATATAATCCTTCGAAGTTATAACTAGAGACCTATTGTTAAACAATGGCCACGACCATGTGCAGCACAAATGGAAGAACCTAGAGTGCGAAAAGTGTCGCTTGTCGGGAGCGGGGCTAATACTCCCATGGAAGAATCTAGATAATATTTTACCAAAATAAGAATTAAGTAGTATGATATTCTTCATATCCATCAGAACAAAATGTATATAGCAGTAACAACTATAATTCTCATGAGCCCTATTCAAAACCTGTCTGGCCTCGACATATCTGACTAAAACAACACTCATGCATACATCAAGAAATAAGAACTTGATCATCAAACAGGACAATAGATTTAACAAGCCAAATTGCAGATACAGGAACACAAGCATACTGTAATCTACAATCTATATATCAAAAGGAAtggcaaaataataataattgaatcttGCAATTAATAAGGTGActgaaatagaaaaaataaaaagaaaaagatctcAAAGCATAACCTGCATAAAGGTGTAGCGTTCTCTTCCAATGGATTCATTTTCAGCAATAGCAAAGTATGCAAGCAAAGGGTAGTGCCCAATATATGAAGCATAGCTATCACGCTGAATATTCACCGCCCACTCACTGCACATtcgaacaataaataaataaaaaatacaaaaaaaaaagtcttttTTCCCCTAAAGGAACAAAGAAATCTCACAATCTGTTCAAATCGGCATGCCCAGTTCCAACATATTTAGCTTGGAGATGCTCAAGCTGGGAATTGATGTTAAACCTATCACTTGCCTGCATAAAATCCcccaaaaattgaaaaaggaaccaTCGAACGTAGACTTCAGCAATTAATTTCAAAACGAaatttacaagaatttgattctaTTTTAATTACATAGAGCTTGAAAAAAATGGGAGAAAAAACAAATCTGTACAATTGTTTGAGAGCATGAACCTAAGAAGAGAACAAAAGCATCGAAAGCTGAAGagaaaaattagggttttgaagaAATTAGGAAGATGTGAGATTGAAGGTTCGTACCTGCATATTCCTTCTTCAGAAATTAGGAGCTACCTGTGTGTGAGAGAGAACAGAGACAGAGAGAGAAGTTGAGCTGCACTTAACTCAAAGCTTTGAACTTGAAACTTGAAAGCTCTGGGGAAAATTAAAAAACGCggtgttttatttttatctatatattattgtaaagagaaaaaaaaaaaactgtttttTCATTGATTATATTCAGAAATATCATATTCCTcagttaatattaaaaaatataattaaatcttaaattttggaaacatattttttatttctaaaaattttaatttttcaaaatattgatGTAACATTCTCAAATTATTATGAAACAAAAGCTCCTAGTCATAGGGCTTGATCACGGCTCTCATATTTTTCAACTTCTTtaatttatcttaaaaaatattattttcgaaattttacaACAATTATAATTTGAATGTTGAGATTATAAGATTAAGCTTAACGTGGGTGTCCATCAGGATCAAAATATGCATATTAAAGTGGCATAATGTTATATTTCATTATACCATAATGATATCAAGAACTCATAAACTTGATTGAAAAAGCCATGTGCATGACATGAAAATTTGTTCGACAAGAAATACTAGATAtccatcagaatttattatttttggtcagcaattaattattaatatttaaaaatatagactaaAATATGTTGTTAAATTACTAGACTGAATAAATTTGATCAATAGCTAAAAATTCTGATAACTCTAGTATTTCTCTTTGTTAGACACTAGAACAGCAACATTAGAGATATATACCACTTATATATATGCTCTACATTGTTTACATAATTACAGTTCATATGAAGATGGGGTAACATCAACATGAGAATTTTATTGAACATTATTGAAgtggaaaaaagaaagaaagcaaataaacatCTTTCTTTGGGTTTAGATATTTAGATCAAGATGCTAGTGTTGTAGGTGAACAACCATCAACATTACAAGCCAAGATATCTCTATAGTCCCTTGATATCTTAAAAGAATCGTAAACTTGGCCATCACTGCTCTTCTTGTACTCAAACAACAGGTTTGAATGGTCAAATGCTGTGAGTTTCACAAATCCGAAGTCATGGTCTTTGAAGATGCTCCATTTCGTGTTAATGGGAGCAAACTCAGCAAGGGATGCTCCTCCTCCTCCAACTACTACATGTATTGTCCCATTCAAGTTGCCTATGTAattgtttttctctttgttgGTGCAGATATTCTGAAGCaagagttaaataaaaaaaatatatcgccttaattttttctctttttgtatctGTTTTGAGATAGAAAGTTACCAAACATGCCTAAAAGGACAAGGTGAATCCTTGCGAATCGGAGCTAATGGAACAAAGTGACACAACAAATCTATGAAATTAATGGAATACCTGGTATATTGGGCATGTTCTTTCATAGTTATGGACATGGCCATAGAAGGCTATATCAACCTTATACTTTTGCCATAGAACTTGAAGGTCTTCCCTCCCCATTGGTTCTTCAAACGAGCCTTCGGCTGCATAGAACCCGGCGGAAGAATAACCAAGTACCCTATGTGCAAGAAATATCAGCCATGGCTGTTTCTGTCTGTCAACAGTGGATAGGCACTTCTCAATGAACTCATATTGCTCTGTCCCTTTTCTCCAATCAAGTTCTGTGTGAGCTATGCAGAATCTGAACATGCCGTAGTCTATGGAGTACCTGGCAAAGAAATGCAATGTTCAAGGAGCTGGCATAATTTTCGATGCCTATGAAAAATCCTGATTCAGATACTTGACTTGGAGAAGGCTAATTAAGTTTTATTTGACGCAATACATGGCTATGGTAATTTGATATTTTAACTAGAGTTGCTACACACCTATATCTAGAAAACTGTTAGGAGTGAATCAACAACCTACCACAATCATCCTGAGTATGATATATGAAAAAGTTGAGACAAAGTAATGATCTGGCATCCTAGAAATCATCCTAAACATTCTCTGAAATACTAAATGAAGTAAATTGTGGATACTGTTCATGTCTTGAAATCTTAAAAGACATTAAATTCTTCATTCATTTAGTAAGTAGGAGGATCTCTAAAGAAGATTCATCATTTCTTTTCGGATATATTTACCAGAATTTTTCACGATTCTCAGCGGGTACATAAAACATGCTCTGAGCAAGCACACCGCATTCACCACCTGAATCCATGCTCCCATAAAACGATCCAGATCCTGGCCAGTCGCGCTCATGGTTTCCACTAAAGGAACAAAGTAGAAGAAACTAAGATAAATGAGAAGTGTAAAAGATAAAAGGATGCAACCAACTCATAATAATGACAAACCTTACCTTGCTGTCATATAAGGTACAGCTGAGGCAATTGGCTCAATCTGTGCAGTAAACTGGTCCCATTGTGAAAGGTATCCATTAGCATAGCATAAATCACCAATGTGGAAGACAATATCTATGTCGTTTAAGTCTTGAATAATTTGCTTAGTAGTGTTGAGTGAGCCAGGTTGGAAATTGTTGTACTCATTGGAGCCATCAGCTTCAGCCTGCTTGTGGCGTAATCAAATTAGAAGTTTAtgtaataataatacaaatatcaagcaagaatgatgatatctttTCTTGCTGTATTATATTGACAGTGCCAATTATTCTTACTTTCACTAGTCTAACAAAATCAGCCAAAGAAGTGTAAATCATCCCTATATAATTGGAGTTTTCTTTGGATGAAATAGTGGAGAGAGAAGTGGTACAAGAGATAATATCAATCTGAATCTTAACGCAAATATGTAATATACATTTGTTCATAacttcatattttattttcagaACATGATTAGAAACTAGAATTAAAGAAAATTACCTTGCCCATATCACCAAATATGACTACACGTTGCACGGAGTTTTGGCCAGGAAAAGGCGGGGACTTAAACTGATATTGTTCACTCCAAATTATTGTACCATTAAACAATTTATGCCCAAGCTTGTATATGTACCTGCAAGTGTGGATCATTCATACTAAATTTTTgctaatagtaataataatgttTTAGTAGATTGCAAAAGTACTAAGTGTAGAGCATAAGCTACCTGCTGCAGTGGATGAATGGACAAGATCATAATAAAGATATTACAGACACACTGAAGAGAATATTTATGGAGGATAACTTGATAGACTAACATAGGCAAAGGCCAACCAAGAGAATTCTATCATTAAATATCAAAATCATAATTACTTTTTCTCCTGATCATTTTGCTGTTCACAGAAAACAGTAGAGTTATTTATACACACAGCTAAACCCACCTAGTagaaaaagaactttttgttGTATTATATATAGCATCAATTTTAAAGAAATACCATCCTATCCAATCCCATCATGTAATCCTATTTCTCCTGTAACTTAAAACTTATTCccataaaagaaatatttaattAGCTTGGTTTTGTTTAGTCAACAACTGAAACACTGCAAGTCAATAAGATCAATTCTCATTCAAACAATTTCATTATGCTCATACAAGACATGACATACACTTTGTTAGGCCACAACTCCTTCAGAAAGCCAGTGTGTATGAACCCAGGGTCACGCCATCCAACAGTCCTTGCAGGTGCACCTATATGTATAGATGAAAAACaatcattttgttttaaattttatcaattattttatgttaacaatcattagtaatttctaaACATTCTTTTAAAATGGCAAATATTATAATACTTATTGCAGTGAACCATGTTATTGATGATGAACACAGTTTTGTCGACCAAAATACCCAttttctaactctcaagtgtcaaAATACAGGTAAAAATCACAACCAAAAGATTTGCATACCGCACATGGTATTGCGGTCAAAAGTCAGTGTCCCGGCAGGAGATTGGATGAATTTCCCTCCTTTTGGTCCCCATTCAACAAAAGCCTCAGCTTCATTAATCCCATATCCACTAGTCCATGTTACTGTCATCTGTGTAAAGAATGTGTTAAAACTTCAAAACATAAGTAAGCTTTTAACAATCTAAGATATTTTGAATGTCACACACATAGATTGGCCCATTTACTGATATATTTATTCAAAAGAGACATTTCAAGTTGCAATAAGATATTCCATAAGAATAGTATCACAAGTTGGAAAAAGAAGATGACTTTTGAGATTTTAATATGAAGGAGTTTAAACTTACTTCATCCCATGTTTTCCCTTGTGCTAGTCGTGGATATACTGGAGCATTTGGATTGCTGAATGATACTTTGTTTGATACTGTAACAAGCTTTGGCTGTTCCAAAAGGAAAGGAAGAAATATAAAGTTCAGAACAAGATCTTCAGTCATAGAGTTTATACATACAATTGCTTGAAATAAGTAAAAGTATAGTGACAAATATAAACCGCatgaaataaaatcaaattaaccaAGAACTATAGAAATATAAACATGGAATACATG
This genomic window contains:
- the LOC112733970 gene encoding probable inactive purple acid phosphatase 1: MMMEEPRMVFMCLLILATFQQVVVSDEHQPLSKVAIHNIISELDQNAYVKANPNVLGLKGQNTEWVTLQYYNPKPTMDDWIGVFSPANFSASTCPAENQFTSPPLFCSSAPIKYQYANFSSPNYKKSGKGYLKLQLINQRSDFSFALFTGGLTNPKLVTVSNKVSFSNPNAPVYPRLAQGKTWDEMTVTWTSGYGINEAEAFVEWGPKGGKFIQSPAGTLTFDRNTMCGAPARTVGWRDPGFIHTGFLKELWPNKVYIYKLGHKLFNGTIIWSEQYQFKSPPFPGQNSVQRVVIFGDMGKAEADGSNEYNNFQPGSLNTTKQIIQDLNDIDIVFHIGDLCYANGYLSQWDQFTAQIEPIASAVPYMTASGNHERDWPGSGSFYGSMDSGGECGVLAQSMFYVPAENREKFWYSIDYGMFRFCIAHTELDWRKGTEQYEFIEKCLSTVDRQKQPWLIFLAHRVLGYSSAGFYAAEGSFEEPMGREDLQVLWQKYKVDIAFYGHVHNYERTCPIYQNICTNKEKNNYIGNLNGTIHVVVGGGGASLAEFAPINTKWSIFKDHDFGFVKLTAFDHSNLLFEYKKSSDGQVYDSFKISRDYRDILACNVDGCSPTTLAS
- the LOC112733967 gene encoding uncharacterized protein At4g14342 isoform X1 — its product is MQASDRFNINSQLEHLQAKYVGTGHADLNRFEWAVNIQRDSYASYIGHYPLLAYFAIAENESIGRERYTFMQKMLLPCGLPPEREED
- the LOC112733967 gene encoding uncharacterized protein At4g14342 isoform X2, coding for MQASDRFNINSQLEHLQAKYVGTGHADLNRFEWAVNIQRDSYASYIGHYPLLAYFAIAENESIGRERYTFMQKMLLPCGLPPEREED